From a single Anaerolineaceae bacterium oral taxon 439 genomic region:
- a CDS encoding preprotein translocase subunit SecY has product MKRSPWRYVWTSRGIREKLLMTLGILVIYRLIANIPVPGFNAEVLQAFRNNQSAAGDLLSILNVLSGGTLSNFSILAMGVYPYITASIILQLLGPIIPAIEEKMKNNPREGRQWMEKWTMYLTIPMAFVSALGQIGLFNQIVPGMTVLKDFGWSGSNLIPTLANVLTMMAGTMIAIWLGNIISEYGIQQQGLSLIIFSGIVSQVPSNLVRILADLSTGWYILIISIVVLLVAVFAIVYIQQGTRNVKLMIPGQRIGYRNIKSGGSTSLPLRVNSVGMIPLIFAQSLVTFPALIASFFVNSQTVWVKSAASWIQSNFGGSSFLYMVLYFILVVGFTYFYTSVTFMNNDYGSSLKKQGAIVPGRAPGAETQAYLAKIQNRITLPGAVFLGAIAILPNILGLILGRSSTSTMIMSSSGMLIVVGVVRDILDYVQSELSQHGYDEKLIR; this is encoded by the coding sequence ATGAAACGATCTCCATGGCGTTACGTCTGGACCTCCCGGGGGATCCGCGAGAAATTGCTGATGACGTTGGGGATCCTGGTCATCTATCGCTTGATCGCGAATATTCCGGTTCCCGGATTTAACGCTGAAGTCCTCCAGGCGTTCAGGAACAATCAATCGGCAGCAGGCGATCTGCTGTCGATTTTGAACGTTCTTTCCGGCGGTACGCTGTCGAACTTCTCGATTCTGGCGATGGGCGTTTACCCGTATATTACGGCGTCGATTATTCTTCAGCTCTTAGGCCCGATTATTCCGGCGATTGAAGAGAAAATGAAGAATAACCCGCGCGAGGGCCGCCAGTGGATGGAAAAATGGACGATGTACCTGACGATCCCGATGGCGTTTGTTTCCGCGTTGGGTCAGATCGGCCTGTTCAATCAGATCGTCCCGGGAATGACCGTGCTGAAGGATTTTGGCTGGAGCGGTTCGAACCTGATCCCGACGCTCGCGAACGTGTTGACGATGATGGCGGGAACGATGATCGCGATCTGGCTGGGGAATATTATCTCTGAATACGGTATCCAGCAGCAGGGTCTGTCGTTGATTATCTTTTCGGGTATCGTGTCGCAGGTTCCTTCGAACCTGGTTCGGATTTTAGCCGATCTTTCGACCGGCTGGTACATCCTGATCATCTCGATCGTCGTGCTGCTGGTCGCGGTCTTCGCGATCGTTTATATTCAGCAGGGAACGCGCAATGTTAAACTGATGATCCCCGGGCAGCGGATCGGTTACCGCAATATCAAATCAGGCGGATCGACGAGCCTCCCGCTTCGCGTGAACAGCGTCGGCATGATCCCGCTGATCTTTGCGCAGTCGCTCGTGACCTTTCCGGCGTTGATCGCCAGCTTCTTCGTCAATTCGCAGACGGTCTGGGTCAAGAGCGCCGCTTCGTGGATTCAGAGCAACTTCGGCGGGTCGAGCTTCCTGTATATGGTTCTGTATTTCATTCTCGTCGTAGGGTTTACCTACTTTTATACGAGCGTGACCTTCATGAACAACGACTATGGCTCCAGCCTGAAAAAACAGGGCGCGATCGTCCCCGGGCGCGCGCCGGGCGCGGAAACGCAGGCGTATCTGGCGAAAATCCAGAATCGGATTACGCTTCCGGGCGCGGTTTTCCTGGGCGCGATCGCGATTTTGCCGAATATTCTTGGCCTGATCCTGGGAAGAAGCT
- a CDS encoding 50S ribosomal protein L15, whose translation MRLDELKPNEGARTRKSRVGRGHAAGQGKTAGKGTKGQAVRQGAGGALYRQGGNLPFYRRLPFIRGEGFTPPNQVEYNEVNLSALDRFDGSVEITPEVLHGANLLSKKNNPVVILGNGEVTRALKLKVHRITKGARSKIEAAGGSVELID comes from the coding sequence ATGAGATTAGATGAATTAAAACCTAACGAAGGCGCGAGGACGCGGAAAAGCCGCGTCGGCCGCGGTCATGCCGCCGGTCAGGGGAAAACCGCCGGTAAAGGTACGAAGGGTCAGGCCGTCCGGCAGGGCGCCGGCGGGGCTCTCTACCGCCAGGGCGGGAACCTCCCGTTTTATCGCCGTCTTCCGTTTATTCGCGGCGAAGGCTTTACCCCGCCGAATCAGGTCGAATACAACGAAGTCAACCTGAGCGCGCTGGACCGATTCGACGGCTCCGTCGAAATTACGCCGGAAGTCCTGCATGGGGCTAATCTCCTCAGCAAGAAAAACAATCCGGTCGTGATCCTTGGGAACGGGGAAGTCACCCGCGCGTTGAAACTCAAGGTGCATCGAATTACCAAGGGCGCTCGGTCGAAGATCGAAGCCGCCGGCGGCAGCGTCGAACTGATCGATTAG
- a CDS encoding 50S ribosomal protein L30 has translation MAGETKKLQITWFKSAIGYSQRQKDTIRALGLRKLNQTVEKEDNAVTRGMIHKVSHLVKVVESGD, from the coding sequence ATGGCAGGCGAAACCAAAAAATTGCAGATTACCTGGTTCAAGAGCGCGATCGGCTATTCGCAGCGGCAGAAGGACACGATCCGCGCCTTAGGGTTGCGGAAGCTGAATCAGACCGTTGAAAAAGAGGATAACGCGGTAACGCGCGGCATGATCCATAAGGTCAGCCATTTAGTCAAAGTAGTGGAGTCAGGGGACTGA
- a CDS encoding 30S ribosomal protein S5: MEQNEYSQENQLDERTIEIARVAKTVKGGRRMQYRVTVVVGDNNGKIGLGIGKALAVPDAMKKASDRARKNMRKVNLYKTTIPHEVISTVSGAKVLLRPASEGTGVIAGSGVRAVLEVAGVNDILTKSLGSANLLNIVKATFDALDSLKDIETEAALRGKSRDELLPFWDRGR; encoded by the coding sequence ATGGAACAAAACGAATATTCACAGGAAAATCAGCTCGACGAACGAACGATTGAAATCGCGCGCGTTGCCAAGACGGTTAAAGGCGGCCGGCGCATGCAGTACCGCGTCACCGTTGTCGTCGGCGACAACAACGGCAAAATCGGCTTAGGCATCGGGAAAGCGTTAGCGGTCCCGGACGCGATGAAAAAAGCGTCGGACCGCGCGCGGAAGAACATGCGCAAGGTGAATCTCTATAAGACGACGATTCCGCACGAGGTTATTTCGACGGTTTCCGGCGCGAAAGTTTTACTTCGCCCGGCCTCCGAAGGTACCGGCGTGATCGCCGGGAGCGGCGTCCGCGCCGTTCTCGAAGTCGCCGGCGTCAACGATATTCTGACGAAATCGCTGGGAAGCGCCAACTTGCTCAACATTGTCAAGGCAACGTTTGACGCGCTTGATTCTTTGAAAGATATTGAAACGGAAGCGGCGCTCCGCGGTAAATCGCGCGACGAGCTGCTCCCGTTCTGGGATCGAGGTCGATAA
- a CDS encoding 50S ribosomal protein L18 codes for MAKFSRREARIRRHLRIRKKLAGTAECPRLDVYRSLENIYAQVIDDDLGVTLVAASNIDRKLRGEMDGKNKSEQSKLVGKAIAERALAAGITTVVFDRGGFQYVGRVKALADAAREAGLKF; via the coding sequence ATGGCAAAATTTTCTCGAAGAGAAGCTCGCATTCGCCGTCATTTGCGCATTCGCAAGAAACTTGCCGGCACGGCGGAATGCCCGCGCCTTGACGTTTATCGCAGCCTTGAGAACATCTATGCTCAGGTTATCGACGATGATCTTGGCGTGACGTTGGTTGCGGCGTCGAATATCGACAGGAAACTCCGCGGCGAAATGGACGGAAAGAATAAGTCGGAACAATCAAAATTAGTCGGTAAGGCGATCGCTGAACGCGCGCTCGCGGCCGGAATTACGACGGTCGTTTTTGACCGCGGCGGTTTCCAGTATGTCGGACGGGTTAAAGCGCTCGCCGACGCGGCGCGCGAAGCCGGGCTGAAGTTTTAA
- a CDS encoding 50S ribosomal protein L6 translates to MSRIGRLPITIPAGVNVDIQGSEVKVKGPKGELKRLFSPVVKIEKNADTITVTRSSDEASIRALHGTSRALLNNMVVGVSTGFTVVLEIDGVGYRAEMNGKNLVLYVGYSAPVTVEPVEGVSFDVDTKTRQVKVMGHDREVIGQVASDIRAIRPPEPYKGKGIHYLGEKIRRKAGKTGKAKK, encoded by the coding sequence ATGTCTCGAATTGGACGTTTACCGATTACCATTCCCGCCGGTGTTAACGTGGACATTCAGGGGAGTGAAGTAAAAGTTAAGGGCCCGAAAGGCGAATTGAAGCGCCTTTTCTCGCCCGTCGTTAAAATTGAAAAGAACGCCGATACGATTACGGTGACCCGGTCGTCGGACGAAGCTTCGATCCGCGCGCTGCATGGAACCAGCCGGGCGCTGCTGAACAACATGGTTGTCGGCGTGTCGACGGGGTTCACGGTCGTTCTCGAAATCGACGGCGTCGGGTACCGCGCTGAAATGAACGGGAAGAACCTGGTTTTGTACGTCGGTTATTCCGCCCCGGTGACGGTTGAGCCGGTTGAAGGCGTTTCTTTCGACGTAGATACGAAAACGCGGCAGGTAAAAGTCATGGGTCATGACCGCGAGGTCATCGGGCAGGTTGCGTCGGATATCCGCGCGATCCGGCCTCCGGAACCGTATAAGGGAAAAGGGATCCATTATCTGGGCGAGAAGATCCGCCGCAAGGCCGGTAAAACCGGGAAAGCTAAGAAATAG
- a CDS encoding 30S ribosomal protein S8 codes for MVNDPIADMLTRIRNAMMVGQTAVAMPSSKIKAEIARILLEEGYIESYEVVEGEKPTHLTLKVKIKYAGERRERRPVMSGIVRVSRPGRRVYSRRNDIPWVLSGLGITILSTPKGIMTGQRARTMGVGGEILCKVW; via the coding sequence ATGGTTAATGATCCTATTGCCGATATGTTGACTCGGATTCGCAACGCCATGATGGTTGGTCAGACCGCGGTTGCGATGCCCAGTTCGAAAATCAAAGCGGAAATTGCGCGGATTCTTTTGGAAGAAGGTTATATCGAATCGTACGAGGTCGTCGAGGGCGAAAAACCGACGCATCTGACGCTGAAAGTTAAAATTAAATATGCGGGCGAACGCCGTGAGCGCCGGCCGGTTATGAGCGGGATTGTCCGCGTCAGCCGCCCCGGGCGGCGGGTTTACTCGCGCCGCAACGATATCCCCTGGGTCTTATCCGGGTTGGGCATCACGATTCTGTCCACGCCGAAGGGGATCATGACGGGTCAGCGCGCCCGAACGATGGGCGTCGGCGGCGAAATCCTCTGCAAGGTTTGGTAG
- a CDS encoding 30S ribosomal protein S14 type Z: MAKKCMAYRELRREYPNQVRNRCKICGRSRGYMRRFGLCRICFRELALNGQIPGVTKSSW; the protein is encoded by the coding sequence ATGGCGAAAAAATGTATGGCTTATCGTGAATTACGGCGAGAATACCCGAATCAGGTGCGCAATCGCTGTAAAATCTGCGGTCGGTCGCGCGGTTATATGCGACGGTTCGGCTTGTGCCGGATTTGTTTCCGTGAATTAGCGCTGAATGGCCAGATTCCCGGCGTTACCAAGTCATCCTGGTAA
- a CDS encoding 50S ribosomal protein L5, translated as MNHLREKYLNEVVPAMKTALNLENVMQYPRVEKIVVNIGLGEAMDNPKALEAAIGDLRSITGQKPLVTKARVSIANFKLREGREIGAKVTLRGDKMWSFLDRVMNIVLPRVRDFRGISPDAFDGRGNYTLGLKEQTLFPEIDYEKVDKVRGMEITIVTTAETDDQARTMLALLGMPFRKG; from the coding sequence ATGAACCATTTACGAGAGAAATATCTGAACGAAGTCGTTCCCGCGATGAAAACCGCGTTAAATCTGGAAAACGTCATGCAGTATCCCCGGGTCGAGAAGATTGTCGTGAATATCGGTTTAGGGGAAGCCATGGATAACCCGAAGGCGTTAGAAGCCGCGATCGGCGATCTTCGTTCGATTACCGGCCAGAAGCCGCTCGTTACGAAGGCGCGGGTTTCGATCGCGAACTTCAAGCTTCGCGAGGGCCGCGAGATCGGCGCGAAGGTTACGCTGCGCGGCGATAAAATGTGGTCGTTTCTGGACCGCGTGATGAATATCGTGCTGCCGCGCGTTCGCGACTTTCGCGGGATTTCCCCGGACGCGTTCGACGGGCGCGGAAATTACACGCTCGGTCTCAAGGAACAGACCTTATTCCCGGAAATCGATTATGAAAAGGTCGATAAAGTCCGCGGAATGGAAATCACGATTGTAACGACGGCTGAGACCGATGATCAGGCGCGGACGATGTTGGCGCTGCTCGGGATGCCTTTCAGGAAGGGTTAA
- a CDS encoding 50S ribosomal protein L24, with protein MKLKIRKGDTVEVISGRAEDKKKRGEILRVDLEAGRVVVQGVNIRARHQGQTQAGRRQIDAGIVKFEAPIHNSNVMLVCPKCGKATRVGLKRIDGKAVRVCKKCSAEIDAE; from the coding sequence ATGAAATTAAAGATTCGCAAAGGCGATACCGTTGAAGTGATCAGCGGCCGCGCCGAAGATAAAAAGAAACGCGGCGAGATACTGCGCGTGGATTTAGAGGCCGGACGCGTCGTCGTTCAAGGCGTCAACATTCGCGCGCGTCATCAAGGTCAGACGCAGGCCGGACGGCGGCAGATCGACGCCGGTATCGTCAAGTTTGAAGCTCCGATTCATAATTCGAACGTGATGCTTGTCTGCCCGAAATGCGGGAAGGCGACGCGCGTCGGACTGAAACGGATCGACGGAAAAGCGGTTCGCGTCTGTAAAAAATGCAGCGCGGAAATCGACGCGGAATAA
- a CDS encoding 50S ribosomal protein L14 translates to MIQKESRLKIADNTGAKEILVIHIVGGSVRRYGAVGDVVIGTVKSANPNGSVKKSEIVKCVIVRCAKEWRREDGSSIRFDDNAAVVLDANGTDPKGTRIFGPVARELREKGFTKIVSLAPETI, encoded by the coding sequence ATGATTCAAAAAGAGTCACGTCTCAAGATCGCCGATAATACCGGCGCGAAAGAAATCCTTGTGATCCATATTGTCGGCGGATCGGTCCGCCGGTACGGGGCCGTCGGCGACGTCGTCATCGGTACGGTTAAATCCGCGAACCCGAACGGTTCGGTTAAGAAAAGCGAAATCGTGAAATGCGTCATTGTGCGCTGCGCGAAGGAATGGCGCCGGGAAGACGGGTCGTCGATTCGGTTCGACGATAACGCTGCGGTCGTTCTTGACGCGAACGGAACCGATCCCAAGGGAACGCGTATTTTCGGGCCTGTCGCTCGCGAACTTCGCGAAAAAGGGTTTACGAAAATCGTCTCATTGGCGCCGGAAACGATTTAA
- a CDS encoding 30S ribosomal protein S17 yields the protein MNSRRRIMGTVTSDKMDKTVVVEIKRSYRHPLLGKVVHDLKRVKAHDENNACKIGDKVMLVETRPISRDKRWAVEAIVKVNEKVETEQGA from the coding sequence ATGAATTCACGGCGACGTATCATGGGTACCGTAACGAGCGATAAGATGGATAAAACGGTCGTCGTGGAAATCAAGCGATCCTACCGTCATCCGCTCCTTGGCAAAGTAGTTCACGACCTGAAGCGGGTCAAGGCGCATGACGAGAATAACGCCTGTAAGATCGGCGATAAAGTCATGCTGGTCGAGACGCGCCCGATTTCCCGCGATAAGCGCTGGGCGGTCGAAGCGATCGTGAAAGTCAACGAAAAGGTTGAAACGGAACAGGGAGCGTAA
- a CDS encoding 50S ribosomal protein L29, whose product MKAEEIRKLSGAEIRAKLAELRQEKMNLRFQAVTGQLTDSSRPKEVRRDIARLETILREMEMKQEGVR is encoded by the coding sequence ATGAAAGCGGAAGAAATTCGAAAATTATCAGGCGCAGAAATTCGCGCGAAGCTTGCCGAGCTGCGTCAGGAAAAAATGAATCTTCGGTTCCAGGCGGTTACCGGTCAGCTGACCGATAGCAGCCGTCCGAAGGAAGTTCGCCGCGATATCGCCCGATTGGAAACGATTTTGCGGGAAATGGAAATGAAACAGGAAGGTGTTCGATGA
- a CDS encoding 50S ribosomal protein L16: MLMPKRVKYRKQQRGRMKGKALRGAEISFGEYGLMALEPGWITARQIEAARRTMAREMKRRGKIWIRIFPDKPYTHRPAETRMGKGKGNVEYWVAVVKPGRIMFEVGGLPEEAALEALRQATYKFSIKTKVVAKYALGSGESES, translated from the coding sequence ATGTTAATGCCAAAACGAGTAAAGTATCGAAAGCAGCAACGCGGGCGGATGAAAGGGAAAGCGCTCCGCGGGGCCGAGATTTCGTTCGGTGAATACGGCTTAATGGCGCTGGAACCGGGTTGGATCACAGCCCGGCAGATCGAAGCCGCCCGCCGCACGATGGCGCGTGAAATGAAACGGCGCGGAAAGATCTGGATTCGGATTTTCCCGGACAAGCCGTATACGCATCGTCCCGCCGAAACCCGTATGGGTAAGGGAAAAGGGAACGTGGAATACTGGGTCGCGGTTGTGAAACCGGGCCGGATTATGTTCGAGGTCGGCGGGCTTCCCGAAGAAGCCGCGCTGGAGGCGCTGCGCCAGGCTACCTACAAGTTTTCGATTAAGACGAAAGTCGTCGCGAAATACGCGTTGGGTTCCGGAGAGAGTGAATCATGA
- a CDS encoding 30S ribosomal protein S3 produces the protein MGRKVHPIGFRLNINKPWDGRWYARGNDYVDQLHQDLRIRGLIHAETDKAGVSRVEIERYPGKVKVVVNTAKPGILIGRKGQKVAALRQSLEALTGRKVDLEIKEIKSPDTDAYLVAMNIAGQIERRVGYRRAMKRAIQQGLRQGAQGVKVQVGGRLGGADMARSVTLREGRVPQQTLRADIDFAHAEAHTTYGKIGIKVWIYRGIVLSMSEEAATAAAAATDGVYVSE, from the coding sequence ATGGGTCGTAAAGTACATCCTATTGGATTTCGATTGAATATCAACAAACCCTGGGACGGGCGTTGGTATGCAAGGGGTAATGATTACGTTGATCAGCTTCATCAGGATCTCAGGATCCGCGGGCTGATCCACGCTGAAACCGATAAAGCCGGGGTTTCGCGCGTCGAAATCGAGCGTTACCCGGGTAAAGTCAAAGTCGTCGTGAACACGGCGAAGCCGGGGATCCTGATCGGGCGCAAGGGGCAGAAGGTCGCGGCGCTCCGTCAGAGCCTTGAAGCGCTGACCGGGCGGAAGGTCGATCTTGAGATCAAGGAAATCAAATCGCCGGATACGGACGCTTATCTGGTTGCGATGAATATCGCCGGGCAGATCGAACGGCGCGTCGGTTATCGCCGCGCCATGAAACGCGCGATCCAGCAGGGCCTCCGCCAGGGCGCGCAGGGCGTCAAGGTTCAGGTCGGCGGCCGGTTGGGCGGCGCGGACATGGCGCGTTCGGTTACGCTTCGCGAAGGCCGCGTTCCGCAGCAGACGCTGCGCGCGGATATTGACTTCGCGCACGCGGAAGCGCATACGACGTATGGGAAAATCGGAATCAAGGTTTGGATTTACCGCGGTATCGTGCTTTCCATGAGCGAAGAGGCCGCAACCGCGGCCGCCGCCGCGACGGACGGCGTCTACGTCAGCGAATAA
- a CDS encoding 50S ribosomal protein L22: protein MSQEVKAKLSNLGVSAQKVRLVINMVRGKKVTDALNILRFTNKVSAEPVYKLIASAAANAEENFGLDRNDLIVRAIYADEGATRKWRYFGARGRFKPVLRRSSHITVVLSERA from the coding sequence ATGAGCCAGGAAGTTAAAGCAAAATTGAGCAATCTCGGCGTTTCCGCCCAGAAGGTCCGTCTGGTCATCAACATGGTCCGCGGGAAGAAGGTAACGGACGCGTTGAATATCCTCAGGTTCACGAATAAAGTCAGCGCCGAACCGGTTTATAAGCTGATCGCTTCCGCCGCCGCCAACGCCGAAGAGAACTTTGGCCTGGATCGGAACGACCTGATCGTTCGGGCGATTTACGCCGACGAAGGAGCGACGCGGAAATGGCGTTATTTCGGAGCGCGCGGACGCTTTAAGCCAGTGCTGCGCCGTTCGTCTCATATTACCGTCGTTCTCAGCGAGCGCGCGTAA
- a CDS encoding 30S ribosomal protein S19, translated as MSRSLKKGPFIEPKLLAKVEKMNSAGDKKVIRTWSRASVIFPQMVGHTIAVHDGRRHIPVYITDNMVGHRLGEFAPTRLFRGHVSEKSTKR; from the coding sequence ATGTCACGATCATTGAAGAAAGGCCCATTTATTGAGCCGAAGCTTTTAGCGAAGGTCGAGAAGATGAACAGCGCCGGCGATAAGAAAGTTATCCGAACCTGGAGCCGCGCCAGCGTCATCTTCCCGCAGATGGTAGGTCATACGATCGCCGTCCACGACGGACGCCGCCATATCCCGGTTTATATCACCGATAACATGGTCGGTCACCGCCTGGGCGAATTCGCGCCGACGCGTTTATTCCGCGGCCACGTTTCCGAAAAATCGACGAAGAGGTAA
- a CDS encoding 50S ribosomal protein L2: MAVKIYKPVTPGLRNRTGYTFEEITKSKPERSLIVFRKSTGGRNNLGRVTVRHRGGGVRRFIRIIDVKRNKTNVPAKVAAIEYDPNRTARIALLNYVDGEKRYILAPIGLKVGDMVVSGPNAEIRVGNAMPIANIPVGSTIHNIELKPGRGGQVVRAAGASAQLVAKEGDYAQVRLPSGEVRMVLQVCYATIGQIGNVDHSNIKLGKAGRKRHLGIRPTVRGTAMSPRDHPHGGGEGRQPVGMAGPKTPWGKPALGYKTRRNKKTDRFIVRRRNAKGGR; the protein is encoded by the coding sequence ATGGCAGTTAAAATTTACAAGCCGGTTACCCCCGGGCTCCGGAACAGGACCGGGTACACCTTTGAAGAAATCACGAAGTCGAAGCCGGAACGGTCGCTGATCGTTTTCCGAAAGAGCACGGGCGGCCGCAACAACCTCGGCCGCGTGACCGTCCGCCATCGCGGCGGCGGCGTCCGCCGTTTCATCCGGATTATCGACGTCAAACGCAATAAAACGAACGTTCCGGCGAAGGTCGCCGCGATCGAGTACGATCCGAACCGGACCGCGCGGATCGCGCTCCTGAACTACGTTGACGGCGAGAAGCGCTATATCCTCGCTCCGATCGGGTTGAAGGTCGGCGATATGGTCGTGTCCGGTCCGAACGCTGAAATCCGCGTCGGGAACGCGATGCCGATTGCGAATATCCCGGTCGGTTCGACGATTCATAATATTGAACTCAAGCCCGGAAGGGGCGGACAGGTTGTTCGCGCCGCCGGCGCCTCGGCGCAGCTCGTCGCGAAAGAAGGCGATTACGCTCAGGTTCGGCTCCCCTCCGGCGAAGTCCGGATGGTATTGCAGGTCTGCTACGCGACGATCGGCCAGATCGGCAACGTCGATCACAGCAATATCAAGCTTGGAAAAGCCGGACGCAAGCGCCATCTGGGGATCCGTCCGACGGTTCGTGGGACCGCGATGTCCCCGCGCGACCATCCGCATGGCGGCGGCGAAGGCCGGCAGCCGGTCGGTATGGCCGGTCCGAAGACCCCATGGGGGAAACCTGCGTTAGGGTATAAGACGCGCCGCAATAAGAAGACAGATCGCTTTATCGTTCGTCGCCGCAACGCGAAGGGCGGGCGCTAA
- a CDS encoding 50S ribosomal protein L23, whose amino-acid sequence MSTIYEVLRRPLVTEKTNDLLRKNQYVFEVEKNANRTLVKDAVEKLFNVSVVSVNMILTPGKTKRNMKSRRTTVKKPVMKKAIVTLAEGDSIKFFEGVE is encoded by the coding sequence GTGTCGACGATTTACGAAGTTTTACGACGACCGCTCGTAACCGAAAAAACGAATGACCTGCTGCGAAAGAATCAATACGTTTTTGAAGTTGAGAAAAACGCGAACCGTACGCTCGTGAAGGATGCCGTTGAGAAGCTTTTCAACGTTTCCGTCGTTTCGGTCAATATGATCCTGACCCCCGGTAAAACGAAGCGCAACATGAAGAGCCGCCGCACGACGGTCAAGAAGCCGGTCATGAAGAAGGCGATCGTTACGCTCGCCGAAGGCGACAGCATCAAGTTCTTCGAGGGAGTTGAATAA
- a CDS encoding 50S ribosomal protein L4, producing the protein MKIDVRNMKGEIVSEVELPEAIFAAPIYVDLMHQAYIRQMANARLGTHETKVRHEVAGGGRKPFKQKGTGRARQGSTRAAQWKGGGRVHTPHMRDYTQDMPKKMRRAALRSALSVKAGDSQIVVVDELVIAQPKTRVMVEALNKLVGESTALVLVPDREASADVIRATRNIPDAKTLNANYLNIRDLLRFDKVVLPLAAIETISSYLG; encoded by the coding sequence ATGAAAATCGATGTCAGAAACATGAAGGGCGAGATCGTCAGCGAAGTTGAACTTCCCGAGGCGATTTTTGCCGCCCCGATTTATGTCGACCTGATGCATCAGGCGTACATTCGCCAGATGGCGAACGCCCGGCTCGGCACGCATGAGACGAAAGTCCGTCATGAAGTCGCCGGCGGCGGACGCAAACCGTTCAAGCAAAAGGGAACCGGCCGCGCGCGGCAGGGTTCGACCCGCGCCGCGCAGTGGAAAGGCGGCGGGCGCGTCCATACCCCGCACATGCGCGATTATACGCAGGATATGCCGAAGAAAATGCGCCGCGCCGCGCTCCGCTCCGCGCTCAGCGTTAAAGCCGGCGATTCGCAGATCGTCGTCGTCGACGAACTCGTCATCGCGCAGCCGAAAACGCGCGTCATGGTCGAAGCGCTGAATAAACTCGTCGGCGAAAGTACGGCGCTGGTTCTCGTTCCGGACAGGGAAGCTTCGGCGGACGTTATCCGCGCGACGCGCAATATCCCGGACGCGAAAACCTTGAACGCGAACTATTTGAATATTCGCGATCTGCTGCGTTTCGATAAAGTCGTGCTGCCGTTGGCGGCGATCGAAACGATCAGTTCGTACTTAGGCTAA
- a CDS encoding 50S ribosomal protein L3 has protein sequence MFKGLLGKKIGMTQIFDDNGVAIPITVIEAGPCYVTQLRTAEADGYSAVQIGFDEVKPSRITNGEMGHLKRNNLPPLRFLREFRAKDPQVAEGDKVTVDQFAVGELVDVVGTSKGRGFQGGVKRYNFGGGPKTHGQSDRHRAPGSRGAGTTPGRVFKGSRGPGHMGNERVTVNNLTVAYLDPERNLIGVKGAIPGARGGLVMIKGARKS, from the coding sequence ATGTTCAAAGGGCTACTTGGCAAGAAAATCGGCATGACCCAGATTTTCGATGACAACGGCGTTGCAATTCCGATCACCGTCATTGAAGCTGGGCCTTGCTATGTTACCCAGCTGCGCACGGCGGAAGCCGACGGTTACAGCGCGGTCCAGATCGGGTTCGACGAAGTTAAACCTTCTCGGATTACGAATGGCGAGATGGGTCATCTTAAGCGGAACAACTTGCCTCCGCTTCGCTTTTTGCGCGAATTTCGTGCGAAGGATCCGCAGGTCGCCGAAGGCGACAAGGTAACGGTGGATCAGTTTGCCGTTGGCGAGCTGGTCGACGTCGTCGGGACGAGCAAAGGCCGCGGTTTTCAGGGCGGCGTTAAGCGGTACAACTTCGGCGGCGGTCCGAAGACCCACGGTCAGTCCGACCGTCACCGCGCTCCGGGTTCCCGCGGCGCCGGTACGACGCCGGGCCGCGTTTTTAAAGGTTCCCGAGGCCCCGGTCATATGGGCAACGAGCGTGTTACGGTGAACAACCTGACGGTCGCGTACCTGGATCCGGAACGGAACCTGATCGGCGTCAAAGGCGCGATCCCGGGCGCTCGCGGCGGTTTGGTTATGATCAAGGGCGCTCGCAAGAGCTGA